In Caballeronia insecticola, one DNA window encodes the following:
- a CDS encoding hybrid-cluster NAD(P)-dependent oxidoreductase, with the protein MMRDQATFEPTESRVTRPQFWATLPGRWDCDTDETLVCCHVRQETHDVKSFFFKAPGERTFVFEPGQFITLELEIDGEQINRCYTISSSPTRPHTISITVKRVPGGKVSNWLHDNVVAGSNVRVLGPSGEFTCARHPARKFLFLSAGSGVTPLMSMSRAHHELSEDADIVFVHSARTPDDIIFARELDLIASNQANFRTAFVCERVGTRTNWPGVTGFLSLPLLKLIAPDFLEREIFTCGPAPYMKAVRDLLDEGGFDRKHYHEESFSFGVIEEVAAELTTAHVADALATHTDFVEAREQATGFEPAPVESIEPAPVEAKFKVNFAKSRRDIECGSGEHVLDAAKKAGVRLPSSCTQGMCGTCKVKLVSGEVSMKHAGGIRQREIDQGMVLLCCSKPLSDLVVDK; encoded by the coding sequence ATGATGCGCGATCAGGCCACCTTCGAGCCGACCGAAAGCCGTGTCACCCGGCCGCAGTTCTGGGCGACGCTGCCCGGGCGCTGGGACTGCGACACCGACGAGACGCTCGTGTGTTGTCACGTCCGGCAGGAAACGCACGACGTCAAAAGTTTTTTCTTCAAGGCGCCGGGCGAACGCACGTTCGTGTTCGAGCCGGGGCAGTTCATCACGCTCGAACTCGAGATCGACGGTGAGCAGATCAACCGTTGCTACACCATTTCGTCCTCGCCCACGCGGCCGCATACGATCTCTATCACCGTGAAGCGTGTGCCGGGCGGGAAGGTGTCGAACTGGCTGCACGACAACGTGGTCGCCGGATCGAACGTGCGTGTGCTCGGGCCGTCGGGCGAATTCACTTGCGCACGTCATCCGGCGCGCAAGTTCCTGTTCCTGTCGGCGGGCTCGGGCGTGACGCCGCTGATGTCGATGAGCCGCGCGCATCACGAGCTTAGTGAAGATGCGGATATCGTGTTCGTGCACAGCGCGCGCACGCCGGACGACATCATCTTTGCGCGCGAACTCGATCTGATCGCATCGAATCAAGCTAATTTCCGCACCGCGTTCGTGTGCGAACGTGTGGGCACGCGCACCAACTGGCCGGGCGTGACGGGCTTCCTGAGCCTGCCGCTGCTCAAGCTGATCGCGCCGGATTTTCTGGAGCGCGAGATATTTACGTGCGGCCCGGCGCCGTATATGAAAGCGGTGCGCGATCTGCTCGACGAAGGTGGCTTCGATCGCAAGCATTATCACGAGGAAAGCTTCTCGTTCGGCGTGATCGAGGAAGTCGCGGCGGAACTGACGACAGCCCATGTCGCCGACGCGCTCGCGACACACACGGATTTCGTGGAAGCGCGCGAACAGGCGACGGGCTTCGAACCCGCTCCGGTGGAATCGATCGAGCCTGCACCGGTCGAGGCGAAGTTCAAGGTGAACTTCGCGAAGAGCCGGCGCGATATCGAATGCGGCAGCGGCGAACATGTGCTCGATGCCGCGAAGAAAGCGGGCGTGCGCTTGCCGTCGTCTTGCACGCAAGGCATGTGCGGAACATGCAAGGTCAAGCTCGTGTCCGGCGAAGTGAGCATGAAGCACGCGGGTGGCATTCGTCAGCGCGAGATCGATCAGGGCATGGTGCTGTTGTGTTGCAGCAAGCCGTTGAGCGATCTCGTCGTCGACAAGTGA
- a CDS encoding aromatic ring-hydroxylating oxygenase subunit alpha, with translation MKVSADVRAMIERRKKGHTLEAPFYTSEDIHALDLDAIFRKTWIQVAIEPDIPEPGDYTTVEIGNDSILIVRDDDMEIRAFYNVCRHRGARLCNQEKGSLGNIVCPYHSWTYNLNGDLMFAEHMGDQFDRCKHSLKKVHVQNLAGLIFVCLADEPPADFAVMRAAMEPYLLPHGLKDTKIAASIDIVEKGNWKLTMENNRECYHCVANHPELTISLYEYGFGYQRSPANEEGMAAFERTVEERSKQWEAMSLPSAEIERLADLVTGFRTQRLPLDRDGESQTLDAKVASKKLLGGFERADLGGLSFWTQPNSWHHFMSDHIVTFSVIPLSAGETLVRTKWLVHKDAREGIDYDVDNLTAVWRATNDQDRTLVEYSQLGVTSNAYEPGPYSPFTEGLVEKFCEWYIGRLADYANTPEHGVDASHGEKVVSFMR, from the coding sequence ATGAAAGTTTCGGCAGACGTTCGCGCAATGATCGAACGCCGCAAAAAGGGCCATACGCTCGAGGCGCCGTTCTACACGAGCGAGGACATCCACGCGCTCGACCTCGATGCGATCTTCCGCAAGACCTGGATTCAGGTCGCCATCGAACCGGATATTCCCGAGCCGGGCGATTACACGACGGTCGAAATCGGCAACGATTCGATCCTGATCGTTCGCGACGACGACATGGAAATCCGCGCCTTCTACAACGTGTGCCGGCATCGCGGCGCGCGCCTGTGCAATCAGGAGAAGGGATCGCTCGGCAATATCGTGTGCCCGTATCACAGCTGGACGTACAACCTCAACGGCGACCTGATGTTCGCCGAACACATGGGCGACCAGTTCGACCGCTGCAAGCACAGCCTGAAGAAAGTGCATGTGCAGAATCTCGCGGGCCTGATCTTCGTCTGTCTCGCCGACGAGCCGCCCGCCGATTTCGCCGTGATGCGCGCGGCCATGGAGCCGTATCTGCTGCCGCACGGCCTGAAGGATACGAAGATCGCGGCGAGCATCGATATCGTCGAGAAGGGCAACTGGAAGCTCACGATGGAGAACAATCGCGAGTGCTATCACTGCGTCGCGAACCATCCTGAGCTGACCATTTCGCTCTATGAATACGGCTTCGGCTATCAGCGTTCGCCCGCGAACGAAGAAGGCATGGCCGCGTTCGAGCGCACCGTCGAGGAGCGCTCGAAGCAATGGGAAGCGATGAGCCTGCCGTCCGCGGAAATCGAGCGTCTCGCCGATCTCGTGACGGGCTTTCGTACGCAGCGTCTGCCGCTCGACCGCGACGGCGAATCGCAGACGCTCGATGCGAAGGTCGCATCGAAGAAACTGCTCGGCGGTTTCGAGCGCGCGGACCTGGGCGGATTATCGTTCTGGACGCAGCCGAACTCGTGGCATCACTTCATGAGCGATCACATCGTGACGTTCTCGGTGATTCCGCTTTCGGCGGGCGAAACGCTCGTGCGCACGAAGTGGCTGGTGCACAAGGATGCGCGCGAAGGCATCGATTACGACGTCGATAATCTCACCGCCGTATGGCGCGCGACGAACGACCAGGACCGCACGCTCGTCGAGTATTCGCAACTGGGCGTCACGAGCAATGCGTATGAGCCGGGTCCGTATTCGCCGTTCACGGAAGGGCTCGTCGAGAAGTTCTGCGAGTGGTACATAGGCCGCCTTGCCGATTACGCGAACACGCCGGAGCATGGCGTCGATGCGTCGCACGGCGAGAAAGTCGTTTCCTTCATGCGCTAA
- a CDS encoding electron transfer flavoprotein beta-subunit yields the protein MKIAVLVSTGRHPVSGTARYSRNDAAALTIAIDIAKAQGAQLDVLHAGDPANPALGEYLALGAPKVEVLNTPGDACAALASRLAGYDLVLTGTRAEGAFDSGTLPYKLADALNLPLVGAAVDVGVTKEGVEVRQFMPKGLRRRVRAPLPALVAVHPLANAAPRYAYARMREGHVAPVAANAPADKECAAWTLGPVSAKPKKLAAPEKRSGHARMLGATTTESRGGSVVIEGSSVEKAQVILAYLREHQLVDY from the coding sequence ATGAAAATCGCCGTTCTCGTGTCCACCGGGCGTCATCCGGTGAGCGGCACCGCGCGCTATAGCCGCAACGATGCCGCCGCGCTGACGATCGCCATCGACATTGCAAAGGCGCAGGGCGCGCAGCTCGACGTGCTGCACGCGGGCGATCCGGCCAATCCTGCGCTCGGAGAATATCTCGCGCTCGGCGCGCCGAAAGTGGAAGTGCTCAACACGCCGGGCGATGCCTGCGCTGCGCTGGCGTCCCGGCTCGCGGGCTACGACCTCGTGCTGACCGGCACGCGCGCGGAAGGCGCCTTCGACAGCGGCACGCTGCCTTACAAGCTCGCGGATGCGCTGAACCTGCCGCTGGTCGGCGCGGCCGTCGATGTCGGCGTGACGAAGGAAGGCGTGGAAGTGCGCCAGTTCATGCCGAAAGGCTTGCGCCGCCGCGTGCGCGCGCCGCTGCCCGCGCTCGTCGCCGTGCATCCGCTCGCCAATGCCGCGCCGCGCTATGCCTATGCGCGCATGCGTGAGGGCCACGTCGCACCGGTCGCGGCGAACGCGCCCGCCGACAAGGAATGCGCCGCGTGGACGCTCGGACCGGTAAGCGCGAAACCGAAAAAGCTCGCCGCGCCCGAGAAGCGCTCGGGCCACGCGCGCATGCTCGGCGCGACGACGACAGAAAGCCGCGGCGGCAGCGTCGTAATTGAAGGGAGTTCCGTCGAAAAAGCACAAGTGATCCTCGCGTATTTGCGCGAGCATCAACTCGTCGATTACTGA
- a CDS encoding electron transfer flavoprotein subunit alpha/FixB family protein, translating to MNDNIKRIDPRRPFIVTADGLRRITLGEVGNGMVLDFAHGGHKQTTKPRRTTKPATRALLVAAHTDRGALDDHARQALAAAALLADDATEVVLIAFGEFKDDAAALGADRFIELPAFDRRNYAPDEEVRALTACVSAFTPAHIFMPDNATGDGDLGRRYAARADASLATQVVELDRAHVASYAHAGRAFASRALPDVVLLAANAVDAKLPFVGAGEALSAEGIVPAAKVSAYVDLGIEEMDAAQVALEEADFIVSAGNGVSDIAAFEALAGTLGAAIGASRVAVDDGKFTRDKQIGATGKTVEASVYIAFGISGAVQHLQGIKDCRHVIAVNLDASAPIAKRANLTIVADTQETIKALTDAAAAARASRANGASIVTSAPVAEGVAA from the coding sequence ATGAACGACAACATCAAACGTATCGATCCGCGCCGTCCGTTTATCGTCACGGCGGACGGGCTCAGGCGCATCACGCTCGGCGAAGTCGGCAATGGCATGGTGCTGGACTTTGCGCACGGCGGCCACAAGCAGACGACGAAGCCGCGCCGCACGACGAAACCCGCGACGCGCGCGCTGCTCGTCGCGGCGCACACGGATCGCGGCGCGCTCGACGACCACGCGCGTCAGGCGCTGGCCGCCGCCGCCTTGCTCGCCGACGACGCCACCGAAGTCGTGCTGATTGCATTCGGCGAGTTCAAGGACGATGCGGCCGCGTTGGGCGCGGACCGTTTCATCGAATTGCCCGCGTTCGACCGGCGCAACTACGCGCCCGATGAAGAAGTGCGCGCACTGACCGCGTGCGTGTCGGCCTTTACGCCGGCGCATATCTTCATGCCGGACAACGCAACCGGCGACGGCGATCTCGGCCGCCGCTACGCCGCGCGCGCCGATGCGTCGCTGGCTACGCAAGTCGTCGAGCTGGATCGCGCGCATGTCGCGTCGTATGCGCATGCGGGCCGCGCGTTCGCATCGCGCGCGTTGCCGGATGTGGTGCTGCTCGCCGCGAACGCCGTCGATGCGAAGCTGCCGTTCGTCGGCGCGGGCGAGGCGCTGAGCGCGGAGGGCATCGTGCCCGCGGCGAAGGTGAGCGCATACGTCGATCTCGGTATCGAAGAGATGGACGCGGCGCAGGTCGCGCTGGAGGAAGCGGACTTCATCGTGTCGGCGGGCAATGGCGTGTCGGACATCGCCGCGTTCGAGGCGCTCGCGGGTACGCTGGGCGCGGCGATTGGCGCAAGCCGTGTCGCCGTTGACGATGGCAAGTTCACGCGCGACAAACAAATCGGCGCGACGGGAAAGACTGTCGAGGCGAGCGTGTATATCGCGTTCGGCATTTCCGGCGCCGTGCAGCATTTGCAGGGCATCAAAGATTGCCGTCATGTGATTGCCGTCAATCTCGACGCGAGCGCGCCGATCGCCAAGCGCGCGAATCTCACGATCGTCGCGGATACGCAGGAAACCATCAAGGCATTGACCGATGCCGCCGCTGCCGCGCGTGCGTCGCGTGCCAATGGCGCATCGATTGTCACGAGCGCGCCCGTCGCCGAAGGAGTGGCCGCATGA
- a CDS encoding (Fe-S)-binding protein — MNPVFVITALLWLSMAGLAFALAKRAAYWREGRATATGAYGWANLLTIPKRYFVDLHHVVARDPYIAKTHVATAGGAILAMALVFLNYGLAIYSPWLDRLIFIAAIIMLVGAVFVWRRRRAKDVPARLSRGPWDSLPLLLGSFALGLALFMLLPASWMSGALAIIVALLIAAGAYTMTFGAAQGGPMKHAMAGLLHLAFHPRQERFHATRQHEHDVVPPTALKKPVLDAKEYGVGKPIEFRWNQLLSFDACVQCGKCEAACPAFASGQPLNPKKLIQDLVVGMVGGSDAQYAGSPTPGIPVGKHSGGPAKPLISQMIEADTIWSCTTCRACVQECPMLIEHVDAIVDMRRNQTLVDGDVPGKGPITLANLRETGSQNGYDIGARYDWSVDLQVQVAQPGRPVDVLLIAGEGAFDMRYQRTLRAFAKVLNKAGVDYAVLGGVETDTGDTARRLGDEATFQQCATKLMATLSQYQFRRIVTTDPHVLHSLRNEYRALGGYYEVQHHTAFMAELVENGKLAPKAAAVLADKKITYHDPCYLGRYNGETEAPRKLLKTIGIKVVEMERHGMRARCCGGGGGAPLTDIPGKQRIPDIRIADAKSIGAEVVAVGCPQCTAMLEGVVGPRPEVLDVAELVAAALE, encoded by the coding sequence ATGAACCCCGTGTTTGTCATCACCGCGTTGTTGTGGCTCTCGATGGCGGGCCTCGCGTTTGCCTTGGCGAAGCGTGCGGCCTACTGGCGCGAAGGCCGCGCGACGGCAACGGGCGCATACGGATGGGCGAATCTGCTCACCATCCCGAAGCGCTATTTCGTGGACCTGCATCATGTCGTCGCGCGCGATCCGTATATCGCGAAGACGCACGTCGCGACCGCGGGCGGCGCCATTCTCGCGATGGCGCTCGTCTTCCTCAACTACGGTCTCGCGATCTACTCGCCGTGGCTCGACCGGCTGATCTTCATCGCGGCGATCATCATGCTGGTGGGCGCGGTGTTCGTGTGGAGACGCCGGCGCGCGAAGGACGTGCCCGCGCGTCTGTCGCGCGGACCGTGGGACAGTCTGCCGCTCTTGCTCGGTTCGTTCGCGCTCGGCCTTGCGCTGTTCATGCTGCTGCCTGCATCGTGGATGTCGGGCGCGCTCGCGATCATCGTCGCGTTGCTGATTGCGGCGGGCGCTTACACGATGACCTTCGGCGCCGCGCAAGGCGGTCCGATGAAGCACGCGATGGCGGGTCTCCTGCATCTCGCGTTTCATCCGCGTCAGGAGCGCTTTCACGCGACGCGCCAGCACGAGCACGATGTGGTGCCGCCCACGGCGCTCAAGAAGCCCGTGCTCGATGCGAAGGAATACGGCGTCGGCAAGCCCATCGAGTTTCGCTGGAATCAGTTGTTGAGCTTCGATGCCTGCGTGCAATGCGGCAAGTGCGAAGCCGCGTGTCCCGCGTTCGCTTCCGGTCAGCCGCTCAATCCGAAGAAGCTGATTCAGGATCTCGTCGTCGGCATGGTGGGCGGCTCCGATGCGCAATACGCGGGCAGCCCGACGCCCGGCATTCCGGTTGGCAAACATTCGGGCGGTCCGGCCAAACCGCTTATTTCGCAGATGATCGAAGCGGATACGATCTGGTCCTGCACCACCTGCCGCGCCTGCGTGCAGGAGTGCCCGATGCTGATCGAGCACGTCGATGCGATCGTCGACATGCGCCGCAATCAAACGCTCGTCGATGGCGACGTGCCGGGCAAGGGGCCGATCACGCTCGCGAATCTGCGCGAGACGGGCAGCCAGAATGGTTATGACATCGGCGCGCGTTACGACTGGTCGGTCGATCTGCAGGTGCAGGTTGCGCAGCCGGGCCGTCCCGTCGACGTTTTGCTGATTGCGGGCGAGGGCGCGTTCGACATGCGCTATCAACGCACGCTGCGCGCGTTCGCGAAGGTGCTGAACAAGGCAGGCGTCGATTACGCGGTGCTCGGCGGCGTGGAGACCGATACCGGCGACACGGCCCGGCGCCTGGGCGATGAAGCCACGTTCCAGCAATGCGCGACGAAGCTCATGGCGACGCTCTCGCAGTATCAGTTCCGCCGCATCGTCACGACGGACCCGCACGTGCTGCACAGCCTGCGCAACGAATATCGCGCGCTCGGCGGCTATTACGAAGTGCAGCATCACACCGCGTTCATGGCCGAACTCGTCGAGAACGGCAAGCTCGCGCCGAAGGCCGCCGCCGTGCTCGCGGACAAGAAGATCACGTATCACGATCCCTGCTATCTCGGCCGCTACAACGGCGAGACCGAAGCGCCGCGCAAGCTCTTGAAGACCATCGGCATCAAGGTCGTCGAGATGGAACGTCATGGCATGCGTGCGCGCTGCTGCGGCGGTGGCGGCGGCGCGCCGCTGACCGATATCCCCGGCAAGCAACGCATTCCCGATATCCGTATCGCCGATGCGAAGTCGATCGGCGCGGAAGTGGTCGCGGTCGGTTGTCCGCAATGCACCGCGATGCTCGAAGGCGTGGTCGGCCCTCGTCCCGAAGTGCTCGACGTGGCGGAACTCGTCGCCGCCGCGCTGGAGTGA
- a CDS encoding NADH:flavin oxidoreductase, producing the protein MRYPNLFKPLQLNKLTLRNRIVSTAHAEVYAEPGGLPGDRYIRYYEEKAKGGVGLAVCGGSSPVSIDSPQGWWKSVNLATDKVIDPLSRLAEAMHRHGAFIMIQATHMGRRSAWHGEHWPHLMSPSGVREPVHRGNAKIIEVEEIKRIIQDFAAAAKRVKDAGMDGIEISAAHQHLIDQFWSPRTNFRTDEWGGSLENRLRFGTEVLNAVREAVGADFCVGLRMCGDEFHEDGLSHENLKEIAQAMSESGLIDYLGVIGSGADTHNTLANCMPPMALPPEPFVHLAAGIKSVVKLPVMHAQSIRDAGQAERLLANGMVDLVGMTRAQIADPHMVIKIRDGREDEIKQCVGANYCIDRQYNGLDVLCVQNAATSRETTMPHVIEKTRGPKRKVVVVGAGPAGLEAARVARSRGHDVVLFERNDYVGGQIMLAAKAPQREQMAGIVRWFDMETKRLGVDRRLGVAADDKMIMAEKPDIVVLATGGSSFTDQVPGWGVAQGLAVSSWDILSGKVEPGKNVLVYDGVSTHAGAGVADFIASKGNNVEIVTPDVKVADDTGGTTFPIFYRRLYAQGVIHTPNYWLDKVYEEDGKKIAVIRNEYTEEQEERAVDQVVIENGITPNDALYWKLKPESLNRGQIDVHTLFASQPQPSLSEELGNGRFLLFRVGDCISMHNIHSAIYDSLRLCKDF; encoded by the coding sequence ATGCGTTACCCGAACCTTTTCAAGCCTCTTCAGCTGAACAAGCTGACGCTGCGCAATCGCATCGTCAGCACCGCGCACGCGGAGGTCTATGCCGAACCGGGCGGCCTGCCCGGCGACCGCTATATCCGTTATTACGAGGAAAAGGCGAAGGGCGGCGTCGGCCTCGCCGTGTGCGGCGGTTCGAGTCCCGTTTCGATCGACAGTCCGCAAGGCTGGTGGAAGTCGGTGAATCTCGCGACCGACAAGGTCATCGATCCGCTTTCGCGTCTCGCCGAAGCCATGCATCGTCATGGCGCGTTCATCATGATTCAGGCGACGCACATGGGCCGCCGTTCCGCGTGGCACGGCGAGCACTGGCCGCATCTGATGTCGCCCTCGGGCGTGCGTGAGCCGGTGCATCGCGGCAACGCGAAGATCATCGAAGTGGAAGAGATCAAACGCATCATTCAGGACTTCGCCGCCGCCGCGAAGCGCGTGAAGGATGCGGGCATGGACGGCATCGAAATCTCGGCCGCGCATCAGCATCTGATCGATCAGTTCTGGAGCCCGCGCACGAATTTCCGCACGGACGAATGGGGCGGCTCGCTCGAGAACCGTCTGCGCTTCGGTACGGAAGTGCTGAACGCCGTGCGTGAAGCGGTGGGCGCGGACTTCTGCGTCGGCCTGCGCATGTGCGGCGACGAGTTCCATGAAGACGGCCTCTCGCACGAGAACCTGAAGGAGATCGCGCAGGCGATGTCGGAATCGGGTTTGATCGATTATCTGGGTGTGATCGGCTCGGGCGCGGACACGCACAACACGCTCGCCAACTGCATGCCGCCGATGGCGCTGCCGCCCGAGCCGTTCGTGCATCTTGCGGCGGGCATCAAGTCGGTCGTGAAGCTGCCGGTCATGCATGCGCAAAGCATTCGCGATGCGGGCCAGGCGGAACGGCTGCTCGCCAACGGCATGGTCGATCTCGTCGGCATGACGCGCGCGCAGATCGCCGATCCGCATATGGTCATCAAGATTCGCGATGGCCGCGAAGACGAAATCAAGCAATGCGTCGGCGCGAACTACTGCATCGACCGTCAGTACAACGGGCTCGATGTGCTGTGCGTGCAGAACGCGGCAACCTCGCGTGAAACGACCATGCCGCACGTCATCGAGAAGACGCGTGGGCCGAAGCGCAAGGTCGTGGTGGTCGGTGCGGGGCCTGCCGGTCTCGAAGCGGCGCGCGTCGCGCGTTCGCGTGGCCATGACGTCGTGCTGTTCGAAAGGAACGACTATGTGGGCGGCCAGATCATGCTCGCCGCGAAAGCGCCGCAGCGCGAGCAGATGGCCGGCATCGTGCGCTGGTTCGACATGGAGACGAAGCGTCTCGGCGTCGATCGCCGTCTCGGTGTCGCCGCCGACGACAAGATGATCATGGCGGAGAAGCCGGACATCGTCGTGCTCGCAACGGGCGGTTCGTCGTTCACGGATCAGGTGCCCGGATGGGGCGTCGCGCAGGGACTCGCGGTGAGTTCGTGGGACATCCTCTCGGGCAAGGTCGAGCCGGGCAAGAACGTGCTCGTGTATGACGGCGTCTCCACGCATGCGGGCGCGGGGGTCGCGGACTTCATCGCATCGAAGGGCAATAACGTCGAGATCGTCACGCCTGACGTGAAGGTCGCCGACGACACCGGCGGCACCACGTTCCCGATCTTCTATCGCCGGCTTTATGCGCAGGGCGTGATCCACACGCCGAACTACTGGCTCGACAAGGTGTACGAGGAAGACGGCAAGAAGATCGCCGTGATCCGCAACGAGTACACGGAGGAGCAGGAAGAACGCGCGGTCGATCAGGTCGTGATCGAGAACGGCATTACGCCGAACGACGCGCTCTACTGGAAGCTCAAGCCCGAATCGCTCAATCGCGGGCAAATCGACGTGCACACGTTGTTCGCATCGCAACCGCAGCCCTCGTTGAGCGAAGAGCTTGGCAATGGACGCTTCCTGCTGTTCCGCGTCGGCGACTGCATCTCGATGCACAACATCCACAGCGCAATCTACGATTCGCTGCGGCTCTGCAAAGACTTCTGA
- a CDS encoding DUF5943 domain-containing protein has translation MQPQLPIDVDPQTGVWTTDALPMLYVPRHFFTNNHVAVEEALGRDTYAEILYKAGYKSAYHWCDKEAEKHGISGMAVFEHYLKRLSQRGWGLFDIVEADPSTSHARIHLRHSSFVLQQPGKQGKLCYMFAGWFAGAMDWVNDTAPDSAKKGPRSKSIETQCAAEGHDHCVFEVSPL, from the coding sequence ATGCAACCGCAACTGCCTATCGACGTCGATCCGCAAACCGGCGTCTGGACCACCGACGCGCTGCCGATGCTCTACGTGCCGCGCCACTTCTTCACGAACAATCACGTTGCCGTCGAGGAAGCGCTCGGCCGCGACACGTATGCCGAGATTCTCTACAAGGCCGGCTACAAGTCCGCGTATCACTGGTGCGACAAGGAAGCCGAGAAGCACGGCATCAGCGGCATGGCCGTGTTCGAGCATTACCTGAAACGTCTGTCGCAACGCGGCTGGGGTTTGTTCGACATCGTCGAAGCCGATCCTTCGACGTCGCATGCGCGCATTCATCTTCGTCATTCGTCGTTCGTGCTTCAGCAGCCGGGCAAGCAGGGCAAGCTCTGCTACATGTTCGCGGGCTGGTTCGCGGGCGCAATGGACTGGGTCAACGACACCGCGCCCGACAGCGCGAAGAAGGGCCCGCGCTCGAAGTCGATCGAGACGCAATGCGCGGCCGAAGGACACGATCACTGCGTGTTCGAAGTGTCGCCGCTGTAA
- a CDS encoding dipeptidase, with translation MSTLHDNSIIIDGLNISKFERSVFEDMRRGGVTAVNCTVSVWEDFQKTIDNIAEMKQQIREYSEILTLVRTTDDILRAKKENKTGIIFGFQNSYAFEDNLGYIEVFKELGVNVVQLCYNTQNLVGTGCYEADGGLSGYGREVIQEMNRVGIMVDLSHVGAKTSSDAIACSKKPVTYSHCCPSGLKDHPRNKTDDQLREIADANGFVGVTMFSPFLKKGPDATVDDYLEAIDYVINVIGEDKVGIGTDFTQGYSTEFFDWITHDKGRYRRLTNFGKVVNPEGIRTIGEFPNLTAAMEKAGWSESRIKKVMGENWMRFFGEVWNV, from the coding sequence ATGAGCACCCTGCACGACAACAGCATCATCATCGACGGCCTGAACATTTCGAAGTTCGAGCGCTCCGTGTTCGAGGACATGCGCCGTGGCGGCGTCACCGCCGTGAACTGCACCGTCTCGGTCTGGGAAGACTTTCAGAAGACCATCGACAACATCGCGGAAATGAAGCAGCAGATCCGCGAATACAGCGAAATTCTCACGCTCGTGCGCACGACCGACGACATCCTGCGCGCGAAGAAGGAGAACAAGACCGGCATCATCTTCGGCTTTCAGAACTCGTATGCGTTCGAGGACAACTTAGGCTATATCGAAGTGTTCAAGGAACTCGGCGTGAACGTGGTGCAGCTTTGCTACAACACGCAGAACCTTGTTGGCACGGGTTGTTATGAAGCCGATGGCGGTCTTTCCGGCTATGGCCGCGAAGTGATTCAGGAGATGAATCGCGTCGGCATCATGGTGGATCTGTCGCACGTCGGCGCGAAGACTTCTTCCGATGCGATCGCCTGCTCGAAGAAGCCCGTCACGTATTCGCACTGCTGCCCGTCGGGCCTCAAGGATCATCCGCGCAACAAGACGGACGACCAACTGAGAGAGATCGCCGATGCCAACGGTTTCGTCGGCGTGACGATGTTCTCGCCGTTCCTGAAGAAAGGCCCGGACGCCACCGTCGACGATTATCTCGAAGCGATCGATTACGTCATCAACGTGATCGGCGAAGACAAGGTCGGTATCGGCACGGACTTCACGCAAGGCTACAGCACCGAATTCTTCGACTGGATCACGCACGACAAGGGCCGCTATCGCCGTCTGACGAACTTCGGCAAGGTCGTGAATCCGGAAGGCATTCGCACCATCGGCGAGTTCCCGAACCTCACGGCCGCGATGGAAAAGGCGGGCTGGAGCGAGTCGCGCATCAAGAAGGTGATGGGCGAAAACTGGATGCGCTTCTTCGGCGAAGTCTGGAACGTCTGA